The genomic region CGTCGCCGCTGACTTTCGCAATGATCTCTTTGTACCCACCATGCTCACCCTCGTTGGCACTCAGGATTTCTACGCGCCAGCGACGCGCTTCTGCATAGCGGCTGTACATGCGGAACAAATCACCGGCAAACAAGGCGGCTTCATCACCACCGGTACCAGCACGAACTTCAAGAAAGGCATTGCGCTCATCGTCTGGATCTTGCGGCAGCAGTAAAACCTGTAATTGCTGTTCCAGTTGTTCACTTTTGTCTTTCGCTTCGCGCAATTCTTCCTGCGCCATTTCACGCATTTCAGGGTCATCAAGCATCATTTGTGCCGTTTCGATATCTTCCTGAACCTGTTGCCAGTCGGTAAAACAACGTGAAACATCGCTTAGCTGCGCATACTCACGCGACAGCGCGCGAAAACGTTCCTGGTCTGCGATGGTTCCCGCATCACCCAGCAGCGCCTGAACTTCTTCATGGCGTTCATGCAGGGCTTCCAGTTTAGCAACGATAGAAGGCTTCATAGGCGTAAATGCACCTTATAAAAAAGAAGAGGGTACTGCTACTCCAGCCCGAGGCTGTCGCGCAGAATATTCAGGCGTTCTTCATCCCCGTCACGGGCGGCCTGTTGAAGAGATTTGGTTGGTGCATGAATCAGGCGGTTGGTCAGTTTCCATGCCAGATCCTGCATAATGGCTTGCGCGTCGCCCCCCTGTTCCAGGGCGGCCAGCGCTTTGGCTGTCAGTTCATCACGCACCTGTTCCGAGTGACTACGGTATTCACGAATGGTTTCACTGGCGCTCTGGGCGCGCAGCCAGGCCATAAATTCGCTGCTCTCCTGCGCAACAATCGTTTCCGCTTCCACCGCCGCTGCTTTACGCTGCGCCAGATTATGCGAAATGATGCTTTGTAGATCGTCAACGCTGTACAGATACGCATTCGACAATTTGCCAACTTCCGGCTCAACGTCGCGCGGAACGGCAATATCCACCAGTAGCATCGGCTGGTTGCGACGGCTTTTCAACGCGCGTTCGACCATGCCTTTGCCGATAATAGGCAACGGACTGGCGGTTGAGCTGATGATGATGTCGGCTTCACGCAGGCGTTCGTCGATGTCGCTGAGCGCGATCACTTCGGCCCCCACTTCATCGGCCAGAACCTGCGCGCGTTCGCGCGTGCGGTTGGCGATAATCATCTTCTGCACTTTATGTTCGCGAAGATGACGCGCAACTAACTCAATGGTTTCGCCAGCCCCGACCAGCAGGACGGTAACGGTGGAGAGAGACTCAAAGATTTGGCGCGCAAGGGTACATGCGGCAAACGCAACGGAGACAGCGCTGGCACCAATATCGGTTTCGGTGCGTACCCGTTTTGCCACAGAGAATGACTTCTGGAACATCCGTTCCAGCACGGTGGCGTTCAAATGGCCTTTTTGCGAATCGGCGAAGGCTTTTTTCACCTGACCGAGAATCTGGGGTTCGCCAAGTACCAGCGAATCCAGCCCGCTGGCGACCCGCATCAGATGGCTGACAGCGTCGTTATCCTGATGCCAGTAAAGGCTACTGCGGAGATCGTCTTCGTTAAGATTATGATAATCACATAACCAACGGATCAGCGCTTCCTGCAGATTGTCCTGCTCTTCAACGCTGAGATATAACTCTGTGCGGTTACACGTCGACAGCACCACGCCACCCTGCACCATCGGCAGCGCTTGCAGGCTTTCCAGAGCCTGATCGAGCGTGTCCGGCGAAAACGTTACGCGTTCTCGCAGCGATACAGGAGCCGTCTTATGGTTAATACCGAGCGCTAAAAGGGTCATGTCTGCGGGAATAGTACCAGCGTTGATATGGTTAGTCTGCTTGCATCATACAGGATGCGCGTGGTCAATAAAAGAGAGCGCCCCCTTTTGGAGTAATAGCTCACTGTTTAAATTAAGATAACGAGAACGTAGACGATGTTATCGCGCGGCGCTAGCATTAAGGGTTATAAATGCAACCCGTGGCAAGCTTTGCCGGATGACGGCGTCCTCGCTTTATCCGGCCTACAATGTCCACTCGTCGGCCTGATAAGCGTAGCGCCATCAGGCAATCATTGCTCAGTATTACAAGGATTCGTCATCATTATGACCCTGCCTGATTCTCGCGTTCTTCGTCTGCTCCCGCTGGCAAGCCTGATCCTCACCGCTTGTACCCTTAACGCCCCTAAAGGCCCGGGGAAAAGCCCGGACGCTCCGCAATGGCGGCAACATCAGCAGGATGTCCGGACGTTAAACCAATACCAGACGCGCGGTGCATTCGCTTATATCTCCGACGAACAGAAGGTGTATGCCCGCTTCTTCTGGCAACAGACCGGACAGGACCGCTATCGCCTGCTGCTGACCAACCCGCTCGGGAGCACAGAACTTGAGTTGAATGCGCAGCCGGGTAACGTGCAGTTAGTGGACAACAAAGGGCAGCATTACACCGCCGACGACGCCGAAGAGATGATCGGCAAACTAACCGGAATGCCAATTCCACTGAATAGCCTGCGCCAATGGATCCTCGGTTTACCGGGCGACGCCACGGATTACAAACTGGATGACCAGTATCGCTTAAGCGAAGTTAACTACAGCCAGGAGGGTAAAAACTGGAAAGTGGTTTACAGCGCTTACGACAGCAAAACAAAACCGGCGATGCCTGCCAATATGGAACTCTCCGACGGCACGCAGCGCATCAAGCTGAAAATGGATAACTGGATAGTGAAATGATGACCTTCTGGCCATCTCCGGCGAAACTCAATCTTTTTTTATATATCACCGGGCAGCGTGCGGACGGTTATCACACGCTGCAAACCCTGTTTCAGTTTCTCGATTACGGTGACACCCTTGGCCTTGAACTGCGTAGCGACGGCGAAATTCATCTCTTAACGCCGGTTGACGGCGTCGCGAATGAGGACAATTTGATCGTCCGCGCCGCCCGCTTACTGATGAAAACGGCCGCGGATAGCGGGCGTCTTCATACGGGGAGCGGCGCAGATATCCGCATTGAAAAGCGATTGCCGATGGGCGGTGGCCTTGGCGGTGGTTCCTCAAATGCGGCTACGGTGCTGGTCGCCCTGAATCACCTCTGGCAATGCGGCCTTTCCGTGGACGAACTGGCAACTCTGGGATTAACGCTGGGTGCCGATGTGCCGGTGTTTGTGCGTGGCCATGCGGCCTTCGCTGAAGGAGTGGGTGAAATCTTAACCCCGGCTTCCCCAGTCGAAAAATGGTATCTGGTTGCCCATCCTGGGGTCAGTATCCCCACGCCGGTCATTTTTAAAGACCCTGAACTCCCCCGCAATACGCCAAAAAGGTCAATAGATACGTTATTAAAATGTGAATTCAGCAATGATTGCGAGGTAATCGCAAGAAAACGTTTTCGCGAGGTTGATGAGGCGCTTTCCTGGCTGTTAGAATACGCGCCGTCGCGCCTGACTGGAACAGGAGCCTGTGTCTTTGCTGAATTTGATACAGAATCCCGTGCCCGGCAGGTGCTTGAGCAAGCTCCGGAATGGCTTAAGGGTTTTGTGGCGCGTGGGATGAACATCTCCCCCCTACAGCAAGCCATTCTGGCGCAGACTGAGTTTCGGTGACAACGTCACCCTGTTCCAGACGTTGCATCGCGCTCTTTAATACACCGCCTGGATAGCCTTTCGCCTGGCCCGCACCGTTTTCGGCGAAAGTTATCCACCAATGGACGCATGCCTGAGGTTCTTCTCGTGCCTGATATGAAGCTTTTTGCTGGTAACGCCACCCCGGAACTAGCACAACGTATTGCCAACCGCCTGTACACTTCTCTCGGCGACGCCGCTGTAGGTCGCTTTAGCGACGGCGAAGTCAGCGTACAAATTAACGAAAATGTACGCGGTGGTGATATTTTCATCATCCAGTCCACTTGTGCCCCGACTAACGACAACTTAATGGAATTAGTCGTTATGGTTGATGCCCTGCGCCGTGCTTCCGCAGGTCGTATCACCGCCGTTATCCCTTACTTTGGCTATGCGCGTCAGGATCGTCGTGTACGTTCCGCTCGTGTGCCGATTACGGCAAAAGTTGTCGCGGACTTCCTGTCCAGCGTCGGCGTTGACCGCGTACTCACCGTTGACCTGCATGCTGAACAGATCCAGGGCTTCTTTGACGTTCCGGTTGATAACGTATTCGGTAGCCCAATTCTGTTAGAAGATATGCTGCAGCTGAACCTGGATAACCCGATCGTGGTTTCTCCGGATATCGGTGGTGTCGTGCGTGCCCGCGCTATCGCTAAGCTGCTGAATGATACCGATATGGCGATCATCGACAAACGCCGTCCGCGTGCTAACGTTTCTCAGGTGATGCATATCATCGGTGACGTCGCCGGTCGTGACTGCGTGCTGGTTGACGATATGATCGACACCGGTGGTACGTTATGTAAGGCGGCAGAAGCGCTGAAAGAACGTGGTGCAAAACGCGTATTTGCTTACGCAACTCACCCGATCTTCTCTGGCAACGCGGCAAACAACCTGCGTAACTCTGTGATTGATGAAGTCGTTGTCTGCGATACCATTCCGCTGACCGACGAAATCAAAGCGCTGCCAAACGTGCGTACGTTGACCCTGTCGGGTATGCTGGCCGAAGCGATTCGTCGTATCAGCAACGAAGAATCGATTTCTGCGATGTTCGAGCATTAATCGAACCCGGCTCAAAAACCCGCTGCGGCGGGTTTTTTCGTCTGTAATTATTATTTTTTACTCCACGTCACTATTCAGTATGCATCGAGGCAATCTGAATTATGATGTGGATATGTCTTATGCCTCCTTCACCTGCCACACTGGTTGACAGATGATGCGCTCATGGATGAAACATTATTGTGAACAAAATATTTTCCTCACATGTGATGCCTTTCCGCGCCCTCATCGACGCATGCTGGAAAGAAAAATATACCGCGTCACGGTTTACCCGTGATGTGATTGCCGGGATTACCGTCGGGATTATTGCAATCCCGTTGGCAATGGCGCTGGCGATAGGTAGTGGTGTGGCACCACAGTACGGTCTTTATACGTCAGCCGTGGCGGGGATCGTCATTGCCTTAACCGGTGGCTCGCGCTTTAGCGTTTCCGGGCCAACTGCCGCTTTTGTGGTGATCCTCTACCCCGTGTCGCAACAATTTGGTCTGGCGGGTCTGCTGGTTGCCACGCTGATGTCCGGGGTATTCCTGATCCTCTTTGGCCTCGCCCGCTTTGGGCGCCTGATCGAGTACATCCCGGTTTCGGTCACCCTGGGCTTTACTTCAGGGATTGGTATCACTATAGGTACGATGCAAATCAAAGATTTTCTCGGTTTGCAGATGGCTCATGTACCGGAACACTACTTGCAAAAAGTGGGCGCGCTGTTTATGGCGCTGCCGACGGTGAACCTCGGCGATGCCGCTATCGGCGTCGTGACGCTGGGTACACTGATTTTCTGGCCTCGTCTGGGCATTCGTCTCCCGGGTCACCTGCCAGCGCTGCTGGCGGGCTGCGCCGTTATGGGCGTGGTCAATTTACTGGGCGGTCATGTCGCGACTATCGGGTCCCAGTTTCACTATATTCTTGCCGATGGCACCCAGGGCAGCGGTATTCCGCAACTGCTGCCACAACTGGTGTTGCCGTGGAACCTGCCGGATTCTGATTTCACCCTGAGCTGGGACTCCCTGCGCGCCCTCCTCCCGGCAGCGTTCTCCATGGCCATGCTGGGTGCGATTGAGTCTCTGCTTTGCGCAGTGGTACTCGACGGAATGACTGGCACTAAGCACAAGGCCAACAGTGAACTGATTGGCCAGGGCCTGGGCAATATCGTTGCTCCGTTCTTTGGCGGGATCACCGCAACGGCAGCCATTGCCCGTTCTGCGGCGAACGTTCGCGCCGGAGCGACATCCCCTATTTCTGCGGTGATTCACGCCCTGCTGGTCATTCTGGCGCTTTTGGCACTGGCTCCGCTGCTCTCCTGGTTACCGCTGTCTGCCATGGCAGCACTGCTGCTGATGGTGGCATGGAATATGAGTGAAGCGCACAAGGTTGTCGACCTGCTGCGCCATGCTCCGAAAGACGACATCATTGTGATGATGATGTGTATGTCGCTGACGGTGCTGTTCGATATGGTGATCGCCATCAGCGTCGGGATTGTTCTGGCGTCCTTGCTGTTTATGCGCCGTATCGCGCGCATGACCCGTCTGGCGGCAGTAAACATTGAAGTCCCGGAAGATGTTCTTGTGCTGCGCGTGATTGGTCCGCTGTTCTTTGCCGCGGCCGAAGGCTTGTTTACGGACCTTGAATCACGAATTGAAGGCAAGCGTATTGTGGTACTGAAGTGGGATGCGGTGCCGGTTCTGGACGCGGGTGGACTGGACGCTTTTCAGCGCTTTGTAAAGCGACTGCCTGAAGGATGTGAACTGCGCGTAACTAATGTGGAGTTTCAACCGCTGCGCACGATGGCGCGATCCGGCATTAAACCGATTCCGGGCCGTCTGGCATTCTTCCCGAACCGCGATGCCGCATTGGCAGATTTGTCGTAACCAGCACTAAAGCCCGGGGGCGTTCGCGCTTACCGGGCCTTCTGGATACCGCGAAAGGTGCAAATTAACTATGGCGGCGATTATCGCTACGGCGGCACCGTTTATCATAGTGGCGAACCCACCAGTAACGGTCGCTGACCTGCTCATGTCCGCCCACACGGGCCCCCGCCAGCCACAGAATGGCACCAACAAAGATACTGAGCACCGCACCGTGTGCGAATAATTGCGGTAGGTTAAACTGAGGCAACTGGTTTAAAATAGAGTAACCAACGCCACCTACCATCACCACTAACCCCAACCCCATGAGCACATTGCCGATTAATGAAGCATTTTTGCGTTTCATGTGTCACCTCCGGAACTTTTGGGTTACTTCAGGGAATTCCCCTAAATCCTTATGTGTAAAGTATAGGCAACACCCCGTTTTCTAAGTGCGGGAGCGATCACAATTACAACCTATAGTTCAACAAAACTTTACAAATAACCCCCTGAACACCTTGACTTTCTAATAGTCCACATTGGCAATTATTCATTTATTGCGACATTCGCTGCGGTTTTTTGTCAAGCACGCCCGCAGACAGTAAACTACGCAGCAGTTTTGATAACGAGCAGGATAGAAAAACGTGGCGATTAAATTGATTGTCGGCCTGGCGAACCCTGGCGCGGAATACGCAGCAACCCGACATAATGCTGGCGCATGGTTTGTCGATTTATTAGCAGAAAGGCTGCGTGCCCCTCTGCGCGAAGAGCCGAAATTCTTTGGTTACACCTCAAGAGTGAATATCGAAGGCGAAGATGTCCGGCTGTTAGTACCGACCACGTTTATGAATTTGAGCGGCAAAGCGGTTGGCGCAATGGCCAGCTTTTACCGGATCAATCCCGACGAAATTTTAGTGGCGCATGATGAACTGGATCTTCCTCCAGGCGTGGCAAAATTTAAACTTGGCGGGGGCCACGGCGGACATAATGGGCTGAAAGACATCATCAGCAAATTGGGCAATAACCCTAACTTTTATCGCTTACGCGTAGGAATTGGTCATCCAGGCGATAAAAATAAAGTTGTCGGTTTTGTGCTTGGCAAACCGCCGGTTTCTGAACAGAAGTTAATTGACGACGCCATTGACGAAGCGGCGCGTTGTACGGAACTCTGGTACAAAGAGGGTCTGACCAAAGCAACCAACCGTCTGCACGCCTTTAAGGCACAATAAGCAGTGATGTGCGGCTTTTTTGCCATACGCCGTGTATAATAGGCAAAGTCATTTCATTTTTTACAACCTGTTTTCCATAACAGGTTGATTATCAAGTTATTAAGGTGATTTTAATCATGGGATTTAAATGCGGTATCGTTGGTCTGCCTAACGTCGGGAAATCCACCCTGTTCAACGCGCTCACCAAGGCGGGTATTGAAGCGGCTAACTTCCCGTTCTGTACCATTGAGCCGAATACGGGGGTCGTACCGATGCCGGATCCGCGCCTGGACCAACTGGCTGAGATCGTAAAACCGCAGCGCATCCTCCCGACGACGATGGAATTTGTGGATATCGCCGGTCTGGTTAAAGGCGCATCCAAAGGTGAAGGTCTGGGCAACCAGTTCCTGACCAACATCCGTGAAACCGAAGCGATCGGTCACGTTGTTCGCTGCTTCGAGAACGACAATATCATTCACGTCGCGGGAAAAGTTAACCCAGCGGAAGATATTGACGTTATCAATACCGAACTGGCGCTGGCGGATCTCGATACCTGTGAACGTGCTATCCATCGCGTACAGAAGAAAGCCAAAGGTGGAGATAAAGACGCGAAGGCTGAACTGGCCGCGCTGGAAAAATGCCTGCCGCACCTGTCTGAAGCCGGCATGCTGCGTTCTCTGGACCTGACGGACGAAGATAAAGCGGCCATCCGCTATCTGAGCTTCCTGACCCTGAAGCCAACTATGTATATTGCTAACGTCAACGAAGACGGTTTCGAAAACAACCCATACCTGGACCAGGTGCGTGAAATCGCCGCTAAAGAAGGCTCGGTTGTGGTTCCGGTGTGCGCAGCGGTAGAAGCTGACATCGCTGAACTCGACGACGAAGAGCGTGACGAATTCATGCAGGAACTGGGACTGGAAGAGCCGGGCCTGAACCGCGTTATTCGTGCAGGTTACAGCCTGCTGAATCTGCAAACCTACTTCACCGCTGGCGTTAAGGAAGTTCGCGCATGGACTATCCCTGTCGGCGCAACGGCGCCACAGGCGGCAGGTAAAATCCATACCGACTTTGAAAAAGGCTTTATCCGCGCCCAAACCATCGCGTTTGAAGACTTCATCACCTATAAAGGTGAACAAGGCGCGAAAGAAGCCGGTAAGATGCGCGCAGAAGGTAAAGACTACATTGTTAAAGACGGCGATGTGATGAACTTCTTATTTAACGTCTGATGGTTTCAGTCGTTTAAAGAGATTTCACTGATTCTCCAGGAATATACAAAATCCACGCTATGGCGTGGATTTTTTTATGTCTTCCCTGAATATAAACCCCCAGGTCTATATTATTAAAAAACACACCGGGAAATAGACAAGCCACGTTGTTTACTAAACGCCAATATACGCTCATCGCTCAATATCGCTATATAATAAAATATATAACACAGAATTGATTGTTGATTCATACTAGTTATAGGTTAATGCCGAGTTACCGTTCAGACTAATACAATAGACTTAAGTGAAATCCCGACTAATAAATTCAACATTTCCTTTCCAACCCACTGTTCACGCGCCACAACTCTCTTTTTTCTGCACCAGTCAAAAATGAGATCCTCTTCAGAAATAATTGATTGCGTTGTTTTCTTCCCGTTGCCTGTTGATGAATATCAAGGTTTACCCCTTTTGAGTTACTTATCGTCTCGTTACTGCTGGATATAAACATAACGAGAATAGGAATGCGTAAAATAAATAAAACCCTGGCGATAACGTGTTTGCTGGGTGTTGTTTTAGGTGCCTTAGTGATCCTTGCCGCACAATGGACGTTACATAAAACGTCAAGCACTGAATTCTGTTTGTCCTGCCATACCATGCAAGCGCCTTACGAGGAATATACTGGCTCCGTGCACTTCCAGAACCAGAAAGGAATTCGGGCGGAGTGTGCAGACTGTCATATCCCGGAAGACGGGATGGATTATCTGGTCGCTAAAGTCCTCGCCTCGAAAGATATTTATCATCAATTCATTTCTAAAAAGATCGACACCCCGGAGAAATTTGAAGCGCATCGACTGGAAATGGCCCAGACGGTATGGTCGCAATTGAAAGCTAATGATTCTGCTACCTGTCGCACTTGTCACAGCATGGACGCCATGGATCTCAGTGCCCAACGCCCTGAAGCGAAAAAAATGCATGAAATGGGCGTTAAGGAAAACCAGACCTGTATCGATTGCCATAAAGGCGTCGCCCACTTCCCGCCAGAAATCAAAATGGACGATACCGCTGTTAAAGCGTTGCAAACGCAGGCTGTCGCCACACCTGCAGACGCTAAAACGCTTTACGTGGTCAGCAATACTCCATTAGGCGATCTCGGTACCGTTTACCCGGCCACTGAACTGCACGTGCTGAAAACGGAAGGCACGGTACGCCAGGTTGAAATTCGCGGCAGTCAGATGCAGGGCAGCGAACAAGTGATCTACTTTGCCACCGGCCAGCGGCTGATCCTCGCCAGCCTCAACGAAAAAGGCCAACAGGCGGTCAAAGCCCTTTCCGACTGGAAGAAAGATGATTACGGCAACAGCTGGCGCGACGTGACGCTTGAGGGCGAATGGCGCGAGTCTGCGCTCGCCAGCCGCCAGCCGATGTGGGATTACGCGCGCAAGCTGGACGATGTCTACTGCGCCGGTTGTCATGCGCCGATTCCCGCACACCATTACACCCTGAATGCCTGGCCGTCCGTGGTGAAAGGCATGGGGGCACGCACCAATATTAGTGAAAATGAGCTGGACATTCTGAGCCGTTATTTCCAGTACAACGCGAAAGACATAAAAGAATAAATAAGAACATCAGGAGCTATTATGAGACTCACAAGACGCGACTTTATTAAAACGGCTGGAGCAGCAACAGGTACGCTGGCGATTACGTCTGCAATGCCAATGCCTGCCTGGGCGGAAGGCCCGGCCGGAGGCGCTATTCTGACCGCCGGGCGTTGGGGTGCGATGTATGTTGAGGTCAAGGACGGGAAAATCGTTTCCTCAAAAGGTGCGCTACCGAAAACCGTTCCTAACTCATTACAACAGACCGCACCGGATCAGGTACACACTACAGCACGTATCAAATATCCCATGGTGCGTAAAAGCTATCTTGAAAACCCCGGCAAAGCCGACGGCAAACGCGGTAACGACCCGTTTGTTCGCGTAAGCTGGGATCAGGCGCTTAAGCTCATTCACGAGCAACACAGTCGCATTCGTCAAAGCTATGGCCCCTCCTCCATTTTTGCCGGTTCCTATGGCTGGCGTTCCAGCGGCGTGTTGCATAAAGCGCAGACCCTGCTGCAACGCTACATGAGCATGGCGGGTGGCTATGCCGGACATACTGGCGACTACTCCACCGGCGCGGCGCAGGTGATCCTCCCCTACGTAGTGGGTTCGGTTGAAGTCTACGAACAGCCAACTACGTGGCCGATGATCCTCGAACACAGCCAGGTTGTTGTGCTGTGGGGCATGAACCCGCTTAACACACTGAAAATTGCCTGGAGTAGCACCGACGAGCAAGGGCTGGAATATTTTCATCTGTTGAAAAAGTCGGGCAAAAGCGTCATCGCTATTGACCCGATGCGTTCGGAAACCATTGAGTTCTTTGGCGACAATGCAACGTGGATCGCGCCAAACATGGGTACCGACGTAGCCATGATGCTGGGTATCGCGCATACACTGGTGAAAAAAGGACTGCACGACAAAGCCTTCCTTGATAAGTACACCACCGGCTACCCGCAATTTGAAGAGTATCTGCTGGGTAAAACCGACAAGACCGAGAAAACCGCCGCCTGGGCTGCGGAGATCAGCGGTGTGCCTGCTGAACAAATTGAGAAGCTGGCAGAGATTTTCGCGGGTAATAAAACCATGCTGATGGCGGGCTGGGGGATCCAACGTCAGCAATACGGTGAACAGCGTCACTGGATGCTGGTCACCCTCGCGGCAATGCTTGGCCAGATCGGGACGGAAGGCGGTGGTTTTGGTTTCACCTACCACTACTCCAACGGCGGCAACCCGACACGCGTTGGCGGCGTACTGCCTGCAATTTCCGCACAAATCGCGGGCGGATCGTCCGCAGGGAACGACTGGGCAGTCTCTGATGCGGTCACCAGTATACCGGTCGCCCGTATCGTCGAAGCACTGGAAAACCCTGGCTGTAAATATCAGCACAACGGAAAAGAGCAGACTTTCCCGGATATCAAAATGATCTGGTGGGCCGGCGGCGGTAACTTTACGCATCATCAGGATACCAACCGCCTCATCAAGGCCTGGCAGAAGCCGG from Citrobacter sp. RHB25-C09 harbors:
- the pth gene encoding aminoacyl-tRNA hydrolase yields the protein MAIKLIVGLANPGAEYAATRHNAGAWFVDLLAERLRAPLREEPKFFGYTSRVNIEGEDVRLLVPTTFMNLSGKAVGAMASFYRINPDEILVAHDELDLPPGVAKFKLGGGHGGHNGLKDIISKLGNNPNFYRLRVGIGHPGDKNKVVGFVLGKPPVSEQKLIDDAIDEAARCTELWYKEGLTKATNRLHAFKAQ
- the lolB gene encoding lipoprotein insertase outer membrane protein LolB gives rise to the protein MTLPDSRVLRLLPLASLILTACTLNAPKGPGKSPDAPQWRQHQQDVRTLNQYQTRGAFAYISDEQKVYARFFWQQTGQDRYRLLLTNPLGSTELELNAQPGNVQLVDNKGQHYTADDAEEMIGKLTGMPIPLNSLRQWILGLPGDATDYKLDDQYRLSEVNYSQEGKNWKVVYSAYDSKTKPAMPANMELSDGTQRIKLKMDNWIVK
- the dauA gene encoding C4-dicarboxylic acid transporter DauA; this translates as MNKIFSSHVMPFRALIDACWKEKYTASRFTRDVIAGITVGIIAIPLAMALAIGSGVAPQYGLYTSAVAGIVIALTGGSRFSVSGPTAAFVVILYPVSQQFGLAGLLVATLMSGVFLILFGLARFGRLIEYIPVSVTLGFTSGIGITIGTMQIKDFLGLQMAHVPEHYLQKVGALFMALPTVNLGDAAIGVVTLGTLIFWPRLGIRLPGHLPALLAGCAVMGVVNLLGGHVATIGSQFHYILADGTQGSGIPQLLPQLVLPWNLPDSDFTLSWDSLRALLPAAFSMAMLGAIESLLCAVVLDGMTGTKHKANSELIGQGLGNIVAPFFGGITATAAIARSAANVRAGATSPISAVIHALLVILALLALAPLLSWLPLSAMAALLLMVAWNMSEAHKVVDLLRHAPKDDIIVMMMCMSLTVLFDMVIAISVGIVLASLLFMRRIARMTRLAAVNIEVPEDVLVLRVIGPLFFAAAEGLFTDLESRIEGKRIVVLKWDAVPVLDAGGLDAFQRFVKRLPEGCELRVTNVEFQPLRTMARSGIKPIPGRLAFFPNRDAALADLS
- the ychF gene encoding redox-regulated ATPase YchF; this translates as MGFKCGIVGLPNVGKSTLFNALTKAGIEAANFPFCTIEPNTGVVPMPDPRLDQLAEIVKPQRILPTTMEFVDIAGLVKGASKGEGLGNQFLTNIRETEAIGHVVRCFENDNIIHVAGKVNPAEDIDVINTELALADLDTCERAIHRVQKKAKGGDKDAKAELAALEKCLPHLSEAGMLRSLDLTDEDKAAIRYLSFLTLKPTMYIANVNEDGFENNPYLDQVREIAAKEGSVVVPVCAAVEADIAELDDEERDEFMQELGLEEPGLNRVIRAGYSLLNLQTYFTAGVKEVRAWTIPVGATAPQAAGKIHTDFEKGFIRAQTIAFEDFITYKGEQGAKEAGKMRAEGKDYIVKDGDVMNFLFNV
- the hemA gene encoding glutamyl-tRNA reductase, producing the protein MTLLALGINHKTAPVSLRERVTFSPDTLDQALESLQALPMVQGGVVLSTCNRTELYLSVEEQDNLQEALIRWLCDYHNLNEDDLRSSLYWHQDNDAVSHLMRVASGLDSLVLGEPQILGQVKKAFADSQKGHLNATVLERMFQKSFSVAKRVRTETDIGASAVSVAFAACTLARQIFESLSTVTVLLVGAGETIELVARHLREHKVQKMIIANRTRERAQVLADEVGAEVIALSDIDERLREADIIISSTASPLPIIGKGMVERALKSRRNQPMLLVDIAVPRDVEPEVGKLSNAYLYSVDDLQSIISHNLAQRKAAAVEAETIVAQESSEFMAWLRAQSASETIREYRSHSEQVRDELTAKALAALEQGGDAQAIMQDLAWKLTNRLIHAPTKSLQQAARDGDEERLNILRDSLGLE
- a CDS encoding NapC/NirT family cytochrome c, translated to MRKINKTLAITCLLGVVLGALVILAAQWTLHKTSSTEFCLSCHTMQAPYEEYTGSVHFQNQKGIRAECADCHIPEDGMDYLVAKVLASKDIYHQFISKKIDTPEKFEAHRLEMAQTVWSQLKANDSATCRTCHSMDAMDLSAQRPEAKKMHEMGVKENQTCIDCHKGVAHFPPEIKMDDTAVKALQTQAVATPADAKTLYVVSNTPLGDLGTVYPATELHVLKTEGTVRQVEIRGSQMQGSEQVIYFATGQRLILASLNEKGQQAVKALSDWKKDDYGNSWRDVTLEGEWRESALASRQPMWDYARKLDDVYCAGCHAPIPAHHYTLNAWPSVVKGMGARTNISENELDILSRYFQYNAKDIKE
- the ispE gene encoding 4-(cytidine 5'-diphospho)-2-C-methyl-D-erythritol kinase, which translates into the protein MMTFWPSPAKLNLFLYITGQRADGYHTLQTLFQFLDYGDTLGLELRSDGEIHLLTPVDGVANEDNLIVRAARLLMKTAADSGRLHTGSGADIRIEKRLPMGGGLGGGSSNAATVLVALNHLWQCGLSVDELATLGLTLGADVPVFVRGHAAFAEGVGEILTPASPVEKWYLVAHPGVSIPTPVIFKDPELPRNTPKRSIDTLLKCEFSNDCEVIARKRFREVDEALSWLLEYAPSRLTGTGACVFAEFDTESRARQVLEQAPEWLKGFVARGMNISPLQQAILAQTEFR
- the ychH gene encoding stress-induced protein YchH, which produces MKRKNASLIGNVLMGLGLVVMVGGVGYSILNQLPQFNLPQLFAHGAVLSIFVGAILWLAGARVGGHEQVSDRYWWVRHYDKRCRRSDNRRHS
- the prs gene encoding ribose-phosphate diphosphokinase, whose protein sequence is MPDMKLFAGNATPELAQRIANRLYTSLGDAAVGRFSDGEVSVQINENVRGGDIFIIQSTCAPTNDNLMELVVMVDALRRASAGRITAVIPYFGYARQDRRVRSARVPITAKVVADFLSSVGVDRVLTVDLHAEQIQGFFDVPVDNVFGSPILLEDMLQLNLDNPIVVSPDIGGVVRARAIAKLLNDTDMAIIDKRRPRANVSQVMHIIGDVAGRDCVLVDDMIDTGGTLCKAAEALKERGAKRVFAYATHPIFSGNAANNLRNSVIDEVVVCDTIPLTDEIKALPNVRTLTLSGMLAEAIRRISNEESISAMFEH